A window of Pirellula sp. SH-Sr6A contains these coding sequences:
- a CDS encoding GntR family transcriptional regulator: MYTISWVVDAGGFEAFMAVHGDKREQVVAWVLDCIASGGLGGGDRLVAQEIASATGVSLTPVREALAELAGIGLVDLLPNRGAVIHRFSKREISGVCRVRKSLECEATRWATSRIPIESLQSLERDLAKIDAKVKKGSKPIKQARAADTKLHELIRNHCGNPFLERELQRLSRLFRSLRDASWMKASEGPDGNRLREELEEHRAIVRALLQRDATQARAAMSQHIRASVQYWLRAARSEHAHSSSIDSSV; the protein is encoded by the coding sequence TTGTATACAATTTCTTGGGTTGTCGATGCGGGCGGTTTCGAGGCGTTCATGGCGGTGCACGGGGACAAACGGGAGCAAGTGGTGGCTTGGGTGCTGGATTGCATCGCCTCGGGGGGACTGGGGGGCGGAGATCGATTGGTCGCCCAAGAAATCGCCAGCGCGACGGGGGTGAGTTTGACGCCCGTTCGCGAAGCACTCGCCGAACTAGCTGGTATCGGGTTGGTCGATCTGTTGCCCAACCGTGGCGCGGTGATCCATCGGTTTTCAAAGAGGGAGATTTCGGGGGTTTGTCGAGTCCGCAAATCGCTGGAGTGCGAGGCGACTCGTTGGGCGACCTCTCGGATTCCTATCGAATCCCTGCAATCGCTCGAACGCGATCTCGCCAAAATCGATGCCAAAGTGAAGAAGGGTTCGAAGCCGATCAAGCAGGCGCGAGCCGCGGATACGAAGTTGCACGAGCTGATCCGAAACCATTGCGGCAATCCTTTCTTGGAGCGGGAATTGCAAAGACTTTCGCGACTCTTTCGGTCCCTTCGCGATGCGTCTTGGATGAAAGCCTCCGAGGGGCCCGATGGGAACCGGCTCCGCGAAGAGCTTGAAGAGCATCGCGCGATTGTCCGAGCGCTCTTGCAACGCGATGCGACCCAAGCGAGGGCCGCTATGTCCCAACACATTCGCGCTTCGGTGCAGTATTGGTTGCGCGCCGCACGTAGCGAACACGCCCATTCCTCTTCGATCGATTCTTCCGTCTAG